Within the Erigeron canadensis isolate Cc75 chromosome 6, C_canadensis_v1, whole genome shotgun sequence genome, the region CACACTTGATAGAGCGGTATATGTGTCGGACAAAGAACAAAGCCGCACGGAAACCAACCATCCCAAGCATCAGAAAGAAACCATAACAGATACAAGCCATATAACCAAAGAAAAATGAGGTTTGCATGAATCCAGACATGTCAGAACGTTGATAATAGTAATACAAGCAATATCCATAGATGAAAACTCCAGTTGAGCCACCACATAGGAAAGACCTGAAAATAAGTAGCAAATAGAGTCAAGTGTTTTGccaacaaaaccaaaaaatttaaatgCCAAAATGAAACGATAAAAACGTGACATACCTCCACCACCATTCATGGTCTTCAGCAGCAAGTTGGAAATAAGTCAATGCGACCGTGATAAAGGCGGTGACGATGAGGagaattataaaaactataaataagaTACTGTAAATGGTATATATCCTGTGGCCCCACACACTTGCGAATATGTAGTAAAGCTCAATGTAGATTGCACTGAAAGGAAGAAAACCAGCCATGGCCATTTGAGGGATAGTTTTGCGGTACCATGGCAGTGGTGGGATCTCTCTAGGATATTTAGTGGTTCGAACAGGAGCCTGAAACTCAGCCTTGCTGTTTTTCCCAGCAATACCCCCCAAAACTAGCAATGGTGATGTCACCAAAGTCCAAATCAATACAATCACCACGATTGTACCAAATGGCAGAGCGGCGGTAGCAGTATAAGCAATTGCAACAGTGTTTAGAAAGCAAAACGTAAGAAATAGAGGTGCACAAAACAGGCAGCCAGTCAATAGTAAGTTCCTCACCTGTTGGTGAAAGTTGAGATAACATATTAAAATCAACCATCACAGTCGATtaatatacacaaatataccATGAGTAAGATTAACATACCCAGTTAGTTCCTTCAAGCTGGTGATAAAAGGAGGCTGCAGTATAGCCCGCAATTCCGGATGTAAGTGCATATATGACAACCAAAGCAGTAAACAGAGCTCCTCGATTGTATGGATAAAATACACCAACAAGAGCCAGTCCAAAGATAAAAAGTGAACtgaaataaccaaaacaatgtCAAAATCAATATTAACAATTGATCCATTGAAATTTGAAGATGTGAAATAGCTAGTTTACACACGTAGTACTTACAGAGCAAACAGTTGGGTACCAGAACCTAGGGCAGCAGCAAACAATGACTTGTACTTTGGGTATCTGAAAACATCACCATGAATGTATTTCCATCCGGTTTCCTCTTGGTCATCTGCTGCCTCTTCGTCATGCGCATACCTTTTGCAAACATAGGTAAATTTGGTTAACGAAAAGATAGTCAAAAAATGAACATATCTGTATCTGAACAAATGGATTTGATTCCTTACTTGACAAAGTCATTCTTAAGGACCCGCATAAGAATTGTGGCAAGGAAACCGGTTAAGAGGAGGACTGTAACACATGAGTTAATAATTGAAAACCAATGGATTTCCAAGTGATGTGGCTGTGAAGAAGACTGCGAGTACTTCTCCATTCTACTCTCGAAAGGAATTGTTGTTTCTTTCCACCTCACTGTGTACATAAACTCCACCTCGACTTCCTTGTCTTCAGTGAGATCCACGACAGCAGTAGGATCGGCTTTTGCATTAATTTCTATGACACGATCTTTATTGTAATGAATTTCAAAGTGAAGATGCTTAAATAGATAATATTTCTCCTCATTGGGATCAGctttttccttttcaacttTCCCTAGAAATCCCCAGAAAGGCAAGTCATCATAGTACATCTGAAAGTAATAATCCTTGGTAACAGCACTTCGGAACTTAGATACTTCCTCCTTTGTAAGTGTTTTCTTGCAAACAATTTCGGAATCCTTTTCAACCATAAAGTCAAGCTTATATGGAGCACTGACTAAACGATCTCCATTCAGTACTTCACCGAGAGCTTCGGGTTTCTCCTTTAAATGAGCTGAAAACAACATTCACGTCATTGATGTATAGCAGatagaaatataaattaaagCAACAAAAACAGTACAAGATTATTGATAACAAAAAAAGGGATTAAAGCAGAGCACACGCACCTGGTAAACAGAAAGGCAGGTCAAAAAAGCGATATGTTTCACTGTAGAGGAAGAAAAGGTTATGAAATGAGCAGAGACGTAAAACGAATATAAGTCACGAGTCATATTTCCTATAGTATAAGCAtattttcacacacacacacacacacacacacacacacacacacacacatatacactcATTTTAACACAGAATTCAAGTCCTAAAACTTGTTATCCCTTTCTTTATCTGAAACCAAAAATTCCACGcaaaaaacttttaacacaaGCATGGCACTAGTTGCAAAGACAATTGCTCAGGTTCACACATCATCTCATTCTACAATAACTCAATCTATTATACCAGGAAATTTTCATCAAGTAAAAATTTCCCTGCTGCACCTTACATACCATCAAGTCCTGATCCTATATGCATGTCCCACAATTTCTTCGAGATCTCACTAGGTGCAGGTGGGTGTTTGCGATGGCTTTATATTAAAGACCTTAAAAAATAAACCTGCTTCTTTTAAAGTACTTAttccttataaaacaaaccGATAAAGTTTTTCGTATTTGCTATTGCTTATCACCTTTAAAAATAAGCCCTTGATCAGATAATCACTTAAATAACCCGTTATACTTAGGCGCCACATTGCACTATCCAAATCCCTTCTAAACCACATTTTACTACATCAAGTTATCAACTTGATATATCCCTCTGACCTATCTACTTCAATGTCATGTATATGCAATCATCATTAGTAGCGCCCGCCCAACCATAATCCGTATAATCCATAAAGTTCGAAACCAACGCTAAACGGACAATTGTTCTCATTTCTAAGCCTATAGTCTctaaatttcaaaactttctaACTCAAAAATGCATAATACAACACCTATAACAACTAGTAACAATAAAACCCTAAACATAAGATCCAtcaaaataaatcaaacaaagaaataaaccctaaatcttTAAAATTAGATCCAGCAATAGTATCAACACACataatgtatacatacatatagatatagatctaaataaaataccatatataaaataatttacagaTCTAATAAAATTAAGTACCTGGGGTTATGAAAGGGACCAACTTTATTGGCATAAATAGGGACTTCATCACCAGGTTTA harbors:
- the LOC122603348 gene encoding transmembrane 9 superfamily member 3-like produces the protein MSVAMRWFTVALLLVVAAISIQETIAKSDHKYKPGDEVPIYANKVGPFHNPSETYRFFDLPFCLPAHLKEKPEALGEVLNGDRLVSAPYKLDFMVEKDSEIVCKKTLTKEEVSKFRSAVTKDYYFQMYYDDLPFWGFLGKVEKEKADPNEEKYYLFKHLHFEIHYNKDRVIEINAKADPTAVVDLTEDKEVEVEFMYTVRWKETTIPFESRMEKYSQSSSQPHHLEIHWFSIINSCVTVLLLTGFLATILMRVLKNDFVKYAHDEEAADDQEETGWKYIHGDVFRYPKYKSLFAAALGSGTQLFALSLFIFGLALVGVFYPYNRGALFTALVVIYALTSGIAGYTAASFYHQLEGTNWVRNLLLTGCLFCAPLFLTFCFLNTVAIAYTATAALPFGTIVVIVLIWTLVTSPLLVLGGIAGKNSKAEFQAPVRTTKYPREIPPLPWYRKTIPQMAMAGFLPFSAIYIELYYIFASVWGHRIYTIYSILFIVFIILLIVTAFITVALTYFQLAAEDHEWWWRSFLCGGSTGVFIYGYCLYYYYQRSDMSGFMQTSFFFGYMACICYGFFLMLGMVGFRAALFFVRHIYRSIKCE